The bacterium genomic interval GAGCCAAGGGGAAAATGGGAGGGGAAGGAGATAAGGAGTCTCTGTTCCGAACTGGGACTGGTTCACTGCGTTGACCCCTTTAAGGCTGAGGCTGTTGCTGGAGAGTTTGTCTATTTTCGTCTCCATGGAATGAGTGGGTACAGATATCGTTATACTGATAGAGACCTTAGAAAACTTAAAGTAAAATGTAAAGAAAAAAAGGAAATATACTGTATGTTCAACAATATTTATATGTTTGAAGATGCCTCGAGATTCAAGAAGATGGTGGGAAAATAGC includes:
- a CDS encoding DUF72 domain-containing protein, with protein sequence EPRGKWEGKEIRSLCSELGLVHCVDPFKAEAVAGEFVYFRLHGMSGYRYRYTDRDLRKLKVKCKEKKEIYCMFNNIYMFEDASRFKKMVGK